The stretch of DNA GATCAGGATTGAACATCACAGATTCTCTCCAGATGAGTTCTTTGATGTCTTCTTCAGTGAATGATGGTTGCTCGAAATCAAAACTGAAAGGTCTCGCGCAAACAGGCTCCTCGTTAATATCGTGAAGCGGTGCCAGGTACGGGTGAGACAATGCCTCATCAACTGCAAAGcaacacaaaacaaaacaaattagtttagattcaacaaaaatataaaatgaaataaaataaaataagataaaataaatccTGCATTTATAGAAGACTACTTCAGATTTAATTTAACTTGTATACATTATCAGCAGAAAATAGTTTTACAATCTTGCATCAATGTTGGATTACAAAGATGCCATAATAACTTCATAGTTTGTAACATTTAAACTTGAGAGGAGAAAAGAATTCAGACAATGATCTTGATGTTGATGACAATTTTATTTAATCTGTTTGTTCTAAATTAACAAATCATTGAAGGTTGTTTTACCTGTAATGCGCCTGTTTGGATCAAACACAAGCATCCTTTCTAACAAATCAACAGCACCGGGAGACATGTTCGGAAATCTAGCAGCGAATTGCTGCCTTGGATATTGTGGAAGCTGTCTTACATATCTACGAGCGTTATCACTCCGTAGAAATCCAAGGCTGGCGTCATCAGGTGAACCTATGAGCttttaaaagcaaataaaaaagaaaggaaaacacTATACATAAAtttctcaacaagaagaaaatccaaCATAAAGTGTGAGAATTTATAATCTCTACAAAAAGATGCATGGCCTATATCAATCATTGCAAAGTATCAGATAGTATGCATCATATGTTACTCCAccttattttgtaaaaaaaaataataataataaggaaaaaaaaaaggtaatgGATAATTCAAGTTCATAGGATCCACTTAGAAATGCTAATGTTGATAATCCAGTGGAGGAAACATGCAtgcaagtttaaattttattgttaaaCATTGTcacacaaaaattcaaattcgaatggtgaaaacaattatatatggatccaaaattctgatatatggaagaaacaaaaacaaattaaagcaTGCATTCAGAATTCAGCATTAAAAAGTTTCATCCAAGTTCTCAAATTAATACCTCTGTGATCAGTCTCAGCTGATGAACATAATCTTTTCCGGGAAAGAGGGGTTGTCTGGTCATTATTTCACCGAGGATGCAACCAACAGACCATATATCAATAGCTGCAGTATATTCTGAACAATTAAGAAGCAATTCTGGAGCTCGATACCATCGAGTAACCACATATTCAGTCATAAAATCAGTTTCAGATGTAGTTCTAGCAAGCCCAAAGTCTCCGATCTTAAGGTCACAGTTTGCATTCAGTAGCAAGTTGCTAGGCTTTAGATCACGGTGTAAGACATTTGCTGAATGTACATATTTGAGTCCTCGTAACAACTGATACAAAAAATACTGCAAAATATACCTTATCAGTTTCTGTGAGAGAAAAAGTATAATTACATTTGGGCCAAAATACGGCAAAGGAGAATTCACCAAGGAACCGTGGTgttcattaaaatttttcaaattcctGAGAATCTTGCATTGTAAAATCATTCCTATGTAAGGTTTTTAGTGTGAAATTCCTAGG from Arachis duranensis cultivar V14167 chromosome 4, aradu.V14167.gnm2.J7QH, whole genome shotgun sequence encodes:
- the LOC107485865 gene encoding mitogen-activated protein kinase homolog MMK2, coding for MALESAPSLADHNNIRGIPTHGGRYVQYNIYGNLFEVSRKYVPPIRPVGRGAYGIVCAAVNAETRDEVAIKKVGNAFDNRIDAKRTLREIKLLRHMDHENVIALKDIIRPPQKENFNDVYVVYELMDTDLHQIIRSNQPLTDDHCRYFLYQLLRGLKYVHSANVLHRDLKPSNLLLNANCDLKIGDFGLARTTSETDFMTEYVVTRWYRAPELLLNCSEYTAAIDIWSVGCILGEIMTRQPLFPGKDYVHQLRLITELIGSPDDASLGFLRSDNARRYVRQLPQYPRQQFAARFPNMSPGAVDLLERMLVFDPNRRITVDEALSHPYLAPLHDINEEPVCARPFSFDFEQPSFTEEDIKELIWRESVMFNPDPPIY